A DNA window from Vigna angularis cultivar LongXiaoDou No.4 chromosome 1, ASM1680809v1, whole genome shotgun sequence contains the following coding sequences:
- the LOC108343408 gene encoding leghemoglobin reductase, whose protein sequence is MAMASLARRKAYAVVSSSRSSLFLTSLRGFASGSDENDVVVIGGGPGGYVAAIKASQLGLKTTCIEKRGTLGGTCLNVGCIPSKALLHSSHMYHEAKHAFANHGVKCSSVEVDLAAMMAQKDKAVSNLTKGIEGLFKKNKVNYVKGYGKFVSPSEVSVDTVDGGNTVVKGKHIIIATGSDVKSLPGVTIDEKKIVSSTGALALTEIPKRLVVIGAGYIGLEMGSVWGRLGSEVTVVEFASEIVPTMDAEIRKQFQRSLEKQGMKFQLKTKVVGVDTSGDGVKLTLEPAAGGDQTTLETDVVLVSAGRTPFTAGLGLDKIGVETDKIGRILVNERFTTNVSGVYAIGDVIPGPMLAHKAEEDGVACVEYIAGKVGHVDYDKVPGVVYTTPEVAYVGKTEEQVKALGVEYRVGKFPFMANSRAKAIDNAEGLVKILAEKETDKILGVHIMAPNAGELIHEAAIALQYDASSEDIARVCHAHPTMSEAVKEAAMATYDKPIHI, encoded by the exons ATGGCCATGGCAAGCTTGGCTCGACGGAAGGCGTACGCTGTCGTTTCATCATCCAGGTCGTCGCTTTTCCTCACAAGTTTGAGGGGATTCGCATCCGGATCTGACGAAAACGATGTTGTCGTCATCGGAGGCGGTCCCGGCGGCTACGTCGCCGCCATTAAAGCCTCGCAGTTGGGTCTTAAAACCACTTGCATCGAAAAGCGTGGAACTCTCGGCGGCACCTGTCTCAACGTTGGATGCATCCCTTCCAAG GCGCTTTTGCATTCTTCCCACATGTACCATGAGGCTAAACATGCCTTTGCCAACCATGGAGTCAAGTGTTCATCTGTCGAGGTTGATTTAGCTGCCATGATGGCTCAAAAGGATAAAGCTGTTTCGAATCTTACCAAGGGTATTGAAGGACTGTTCAAAAAAAACAAGGTAAACTATGTCAAAGGTTATGGCAAGTTTGTTTCACCATCCGAAGTATCTGTGGACACCGTTGACGGTGGAAATACTGTTGTGAAAGGAAAGCATATCATAATTGCCACTGGCTCGGATGTGAAATCTCTACCTGGTGTCACtattgatgaaaagaaaattgtatcaTCAACTGGTGCTCTTGCTTTGACTGAAATCCCCAAGAGACTAGTAGTCATTGGGGCAGGCTACATTGGGCTAGAGATGGGCTCAGTATGGGGCCGACTTGGCTCTGAGGTAACAGTTGTTGAGTTTGCATCAGAAATTGTTCCAACCATGGATGCGGAGATCCGGAAACAGTTTCAGCGTTCTCTTGAGAAGCAAGGCATGAAATTCCAGCTGAAGACAAAGGTTGTTGGAGTCGATACTTCTGGGGATGGTGTGAAGCTAACACTTGAACCAGCTGCTGGTGGTGATCAGACTACACTTGAAACAGATGTTGTCCTTGTATCTGCAGGTAGGACTCCATTCACTGCTGGACTTGGGTTAGACAAGATAGGAGTTGAAACTGACAAGATCGGACGGATTTTGGTAAATGAAAGATTCACCACAAATGTCTCTGGAGTTTATGCGATTGGGGATGTAATTCCAGGCCCAATGTTGGCACACAAGGCGGAAGAAGACGGGGTTGCTTGTGTGGAATACATAGCTGGAAAGGTTGGCCATGTGGACTATGACAAAGTCCCAGGTGTTGTCTATACAACCCCCGAGGTTGCTTATGTTGGGAAGACAGAGGAGCAAGTGAAGGCACTTGGAGTTGAATACCGTGTTGGCAAATTCCCATTTATGGCTAACAGCAGAGCTAAGGCAATTGATAATGCTGAAGGACTGGTGAAGATATTGGCTGAGAAGGAGACGGATAAGATATTGGGAGTGCATATTATGGCACCCAATGCAGGAGAGCTCATTCACGAAGCAGCAATAGCACTACAGTATGATGCATCAAGTGAGGACATTGCACGTGTGTGCCATGCACATCCAACAATGAGCGAGGCTGTGAAAGAAGCCGCAATGGCCACTTATGACAAGCCCATTCACATATGA
- the LOC108346758 gene encoding uncharacterized protein LOC108346758 isoform X3, translating to MSSADTVNASAAESVKEPVMGSSLEAKQEDTEIKAQVDAMWEQMNKGVSKKVLTRFTSKPNSAPKKTAKKTSSNWMSYLGLAPKATESLGQGASKNEHGTTQSSTSEEAKKIAAAALAAVKDDAAMAASSRGKLVITEVRDFAGQEIEVKKLVDSDSKEAMERAKAPPPSAVDVVLEQIKKKQKLSVLDKTKKDWGEYKEENKGLDVELDAYKKSSNQYLDKVSFLQRTDYREFERERDARLALQARKRPDNMQEDAYE from the exons ATGAGTTCTGCTG ATACTGTCAATGCAAGTGCAGCTGAGTCTGTCAAAGAACCTGTCATGGGGTCTAGTCTGGAAGCAAAACAGGAGGATACTG AAATAAAAGCTCAAGTTGATGCCATGTGGGAACAAATGAATAAGGGAGTATCTAAGAAGGTCCTCACTAGATTTACAAGCAAGCCTAATTCTGCCCCCAAAAAAACTGCAAAAAAGACATCTTCA AATTGGATGTCTTATTTGGGGTTGGCACCAAAGGCAACTGAATCCCTCGGGCAAGGTGCTTCAAAGAATGAACATGGCACCACGCAAAGCAGCACCAGTGAAGAAGCCAAGAAGATTGCTGCTGCTGCTCTTGCAGCAGTGAAAGATGATGCTGCCATGGCTGCCTCAAGCAGGGGGAAACTTGTG ATTACCGAGGTTCGGGATTTTGCGGGTCAAgaaattgaagttaaaaagCTTGTTGATTCTGACTCAAAGGAGGCAATGGAAAGAGCCAAAGCTCCTCCACCTTCTGCAGTGGATGTTGTACTTGAACAAATCAAGAAGAAACAGAAGCTCAGTGTACTTGACAAGACCAAAAAGGACTGGGGAGAATATAAGGAAGAAAATAAGGGGCTGGATGTAGAACTTGATGCTTATAAGAAAAGTTCCAACCAGTATTTGGACAAGGTTTCTTTCCTACAACGAACAGATTACCGTGAGTTTGAGCGAGAGAGAGATGCACGATTGGCTTTGCAAGCCAGGAAGCGACCAGATAATATGCAAGAGGATGCATATGAGTGA
- the LOC108346758 gene encoding uncharacterized protein LOC108346758 isoform X2: MGKGKDTVNASAAESVKEPVMGSSLEAKQEDTEIKAQVDAMWEQMNKGVSKKVLTRFTSKPNSAPKKTAKKTSSNWMSYLGLAPKATESLGQGASKNEHGTTQSSTSEEAKKIAAAALAAVKDDAAMAASSRGKLVITEVRDFAGQEIEVKKLVDSDSKEAMERAKAPPPSAVDVVLEQIKKKQKLSVLDKTKKDWGEYKEENKGLDVELDAYKKSSNQYLDKVSFLQRTDYREFERERDARLALQARKRPDNMQEDAYE, from the exons ATGGGTAAAGGTAAAG ATACTGTCAATGCAAGTGCAGCTGAGTCTGTCAAAGAACCTGTCATGGGGTCTAGTCTGGAAGCAAAACAGGAGGATACTG AAATAAAAGCTCAAGTTGATGCCATGTGGGAACAAATGAATAAGGGAGTATCTAAGAAGGTCCTCACTAGATTTACAAGCAAGCCTAATTCTGCCCCCAAAAAAACTGCAAAAAAGACATCTTCA AATTGGATGTCTTATTTGGGGTTGGCACCAAAGGCAACTGAATCCCTCGGGCAAGGTGCTTCAAAGAATGAACATGGCACCACGCAAAGCAGCACCAGTGAAGAAGCCAAGAAGATTGCTGCTGCTGCTCTTGCAGCAGTGAAAGATGATGCTGCCATGGCTGCCTCAAGCAGGGGGAAACTTGTG ATTACCGAGGTTCGGGATTTTGCGGGTCAAgaaattgaagttaaaaagCTTGTTGATTCTGACTCAAAGGAGGCAATGGAAAGAGCCAAAGCTCCTCCACCTTCTGCAGTGGATGTTGTACTTGAACAAATCAAGAAGAAACAGAAGCTCAGTGTACTTGACAAGACCAAAAAGGACTGGGGAGAATATAAGGAAGAAAATAAGGGGCTGGATGTAGAACTTGATGCTTATAAGAAAAGTTCCAACCAGTATTTGGACAAGGTTTCTTTCCTACAACGAACAGATTACCGTGAGTTTGAGCGAGAGAGAGATGCACGATTGGCTTTGCAAGCCAGGAAGCGACCAGATAATATGCAAGAGGATGCATATGAGTGA
- the LOC108346758 gene encoding uncharacterized protein LOC108346758 isoform X1, with the protein MGKGKDTVNASAAESVKEPVMGSSLEAKQEDTEIKAQVDAMWEQMNKGVSKKVLTRFTSKPNSAPKKTAKKTSSNWMSYLGLAPKATESLGQGASKNEHGTTQSSTSEEAKKIAAAALAAVKDDAAMAASSRGKLVIFFLYQITEVRDFAGQEIEVKKLVDSDSKEAMERAKAPPPSAVDVVLEQIKKKQKLSVLDKTKKDWGEYKEENKGLDVELDAYKKSSNQYLDKVSFLQRTDYREFERERDARLALQARKRPDNMQEDAYE; encoded by the exons ATGGGTAAAGGTAAAG ATACTGTCAATGCAAGTGCAGCTGAGTCTGTCAAAGAACCTGTCATGGGGTCTAGTCTGGAAGCAAAACAGGAGGATACTG AAATAAAAGCTCAAGTTGATGCCATGTGGGAACAAATGAATAAGGGAGTATCTAAGAAGGTCCTCACTAGATTTACAAGCAAGCCTAATTCTGCCCCCAAAAAAACTGCAAAAAAGACATCTTCA AATTGGATGTCTTATTTGGGGTTGGCACCAAAGGCAACTGAATCCCTCGGGCAAGGTGCTTCAAAGAATGAACATGGCACCACGCAAAGCAGCACCAGTGAAGAAGCCAAGAAGATTGCTGCTGCTGCTCTTGCAGCAGTGAAAGATGATGCTGCCATGGCTGCCTCAAGCAGGGGGAAACTTGTG ATTTTCTTCCTTTATCAGATTACCGAGGTTCGGGATTTTGCGGGTCAAgaaattgaagttaaaaagCTTGTTGATTCTGACTCAAAGGAGGCAATGGAAAGAGCCAAAGCTCCTCCACCTTCTGCAGTGGATGTTGTACTTGAACAAATCAAGAAGAAACAGAAGCTCAGTGTACTTGACAAGACCAAAAAGGACTGGGGAGAATATAAGGAAGAAAATAAGGGGCTGGATGTAGAACTTGATGCTTATAAGAAAAGTTCCAACCAGTATTTGGACAAGGTTTCTTTCCTACAACGAACAGATTACCGTGAGTTTGAGCGAGAGAGAGATGCACGATTGGCTTTGCAAGCCAGGAAGCGACCAGATAATATGCAAGAGGATGCATATGAGTGA
- the LOC108346758 gene encoding uncharacterized protein LOC108346758 isoform X4 encodes MGSSLEAKQEDTEIKAQVDAMWEQMNKGVSKKVLTRFTSKPNSAPKKTAKKTSSNWMSYLGLAPKATESLGQGASKNEHGTTQSSTSEEAKKIAAAALAAVKDDAAMAASSRGKLVIFFLYQITEVRDFAGQEIEVKKLVDSDSKEAMERAKAPPPSAVDVVLEQIKKKQKLSVLDKTKKDWGEYKEENKGLDVELDAYKKSSNQYLDKVSFLQRTDYREFERERDARLALQARKRPDNMQEDAYE; translated from the exons ATGGGGTCTAGTCTGGAAGCAAAACAGGAGGATACTG AAATAAAAGCTCAAGTTGATGCCATGTGGGAACAAATGAATAAGGGAGTATCTAAGAAGGTCCTCACTAGATTTACAAGCAAGCCTAATTCTGCCCCCAAAAAAACTGCAAAAAAGACATCTTCA AATTGGATGTCTTATTTGGGGTTGGCACCAAAGGCAACTGAATCCCTCGGGCAAGGTGCTTCAAAGAATGAACATGGCACCACGCAAAGCAGCACCAGTGAAGAAGCCAAGAAGATTGCTGCTGCTGCTCTTGCAGCAGTGAAAGATGATGCTGCCATGGCTGCCTCAAGCAGGGGGAAACTTGTG ATTTTCTTCCTTTATCAGATTACCGAGGTTCGGGATTTTGCGGGTCAAgaaattgaagttaaaaagCTTGTTGATTCTGACTCAAAGGAGGCAATGGAAAGAGCCAAAGCTCCTCCACCTTCTGCAGTGGATGTTGTACTTGAACAAATCAAGAAGAAACAGAAGCTCAGTGTACTTGACAAGACCAAAAAGGACTGGGGAGAATATAAGGAAGAAAATAAGGGGCTGGATGTAGAACTTGATGCTTATAAGAAAAGTTCCAACCAGTATTTGGACAAGGTTTCTTTCCTACAACGAACAGATTACCGTGAGTTTGAGCGAGAGAGAGATGCACGATTGGCTTTGCAAGCCAGGAAGCGACCAGATAATATGCAAGAGGATGCATATGAGTGA